In Rhineura floridana isolate rRhiFlo1 chromosome 6, rRhiFlo1.hap2, whole genome shotgun sequence, one genomic interval encodes:
- the LOC133387115 gene encoding 1,25-dihydroxyvitamin D(3) 24-hydroxylase, mitochondrial isoform X1 — protein sequence MSSPLKRVPLLSSLLKRRGPGSAPVQQQLLPTSSVCALQPKEEMPACPRQAPHSLSALPGPTKWPLMGSLLDILWKGGLKRQHETLADYHRKFGKIFRMKLGAFDSVHIGAPCLLEALYRKESAYPQRLEIKPWKAYRDYRKEGYGLLILEGKDWQRVRSAFQKKLMKPTEIVKLDTKINEVLEDFIHQIDTLCNKNGEIEDLYSELNKWSFESICLVLYGKRFGLLQRDIGDEGLNFIKAVKTMMCTFGKMMVTPVELHKSLNTKVWQAHTKAWDNIFKTVKCSIDSRLKKHSANPTEDFLCDIYFGSQLSKKELYAAITELQIAGVETTANSLLWALYNISCNPHVQVKLFEEIQSVVSAGENPNAEHLKKMPYLKACLKESMRITPSVPFTTRTLDEETVLGDYALPKGTVLMINSHALGCNEEYFSDWSQFKPERWLQKNINPFAHVPFGIGKRMCVGRRLAELQLQLALCWLIRKYQIVATDDKPVEALHLGILIPNRELPIAFRRR from the exons ATGAGCTCCCCCTTAAAGCGAGTCCCCCTGCTCAGCTCTCTCTTGAAGCGGCGAGGCCCTGGCAGCGCGCCCgtccagcagcagctgctgcccacCTCGTCTGTGTGTGCCTTGCAGCCCAAGGAGGAGATGCCCGCTTGccccaggcaggccccccacTCGCTTTCTGCCTTGCCTGGTCCCACCAAGTGGCCTCTGATGGGCAGCCTCTTGGACATCCTCTGGAAAGggggcctcaagagacagcacGAGACGCTG GCTGATTACCACCGCAAGTTTGGCAAGATCTTCCGCATGAAGCTAGGGGCTTTTGACTCTGTGCACATCGGAGCACCCTGCTTGCTGGAGGCCCTTTACAGGAAAGAGAGTGCTTATCCACAGCGACTTGAGATCAAGCCCTGGAAAGCCTACCGGGACTACCGTAAAGAGGGCTATGGGCTGCTTATCCT AGAAGGGAAAGACTGGCAGCGAGTAAGAAGTGCATTTCAGAAAAAATTAATGAAGCCTACAGAAATTGTGAAGTTGGACACCAAAATCAATGAG GTCCTAGAAGATTTCATACATCAGATAGACACACTTTGTAACAAGAATGGAGAAATAGAAGATTTATATTCTGAACTGAACAAATGGTCATTTGAAA GTATTTGTCTGGTACTGTATGGGAAAAGATTTGGACTCCTGCAGCGGGACATCGGAGATGAAGGCTTGAACTTTATCAAGGCTGTAAAAACG ATGATGTGTACATTTGGGAAGATGATGGTGACCCCAGTTGAACTCCACAAAAGCCTGAATACTAAAGTTTGGCAGGCTCATACAAAGGCATGGGACAATATCTTTAAGACAG TGAAATGTTCTATTGACAGCAGGCTGAAGAAACATTCTGCCAACCCCACTGAGGATTTCCTCTGCGACATTTACTTTGGGAGTCAGCTTTCAAAGAAAGAGCTATATGCTGCCATCACAGAGCTCCAGATTGCCGGAGTTGAAACG ACTGCCAACAGTTTACTCTGGGCTCTCTACAACATCTCATGCAACCCACACGTCCAGGTAAAGCTGTTTGAGGAAATACAGAGTGTGGTCTCGGCTGGGGAGAACCCAAATGCTGAACATCTGAAGAAAATGCCCTATTTAAAGGCCTGCCTGAAAGAATCTATGAG GATAACACCATCTGTGCCATTTACCACTCGGACCCTAGATGAAGAAACAGTCCTTGGAGACTATGCTCTTCCTAAAGGG ACGGTGTTGATGATCAACAGTCATGCTCTGGGATGCAATGAAGAATACTTCAGTGACTGGAGTCAATTTAAGCCAGAGCGTTGGCTCCAGAAAAATATAAATCCTTTTGCTCATGTTCCATTTGGGATTGGAAAAAGGATGTGTGTCGGACGCCGCTTGGCAGAGCTGCAGCTGCAATTAGCtctctgttgg CTCATCCGGAAATATCAGATTGTAGCAACTGATGACAAGCCAGTGGAAGCCCTGCACTTGGGGATCCTCATCCCCAATCGAGAACTTCCCATCGCCTTCAGAAGACGATAA
- the LOC133387115 gene encoding 1,25-dihydroxyvitamin D(3) 24-hydroxylase, mitochondrial isoform X2 produces MKLGAFDSVHIGAPCLLEALYRKESAYPQRLEIKPWKAYRDYRKEGYGLLILEGKDWQRVRSAFQKKLMKPTEIVKLDTKINEVLEDFIHQIDTLCNKNGEIEDLYSELNKWSFESICLVLYGKRFGLLQRDIGDEGLNFIKAVKTMMCTFGKMMVTPVELHKSLNTKVWQAHTKAWDNIFKTVKCSIDSRLKKHSANPTEDFLCDIYFGSQLSKKELYAAITELQIAGVETTANSLLWALYNISCNPHVQVKLFEEIQSVVSAGENPNAEHLKKMPYLKACLKESMRITPSVPFTTRTLDEETVLGDYALPKGTVLMINSHALGCNEEYFSDWSQFKPERWLQKNINPFAHVPFGIGKRMCVGRRLAELQLQLALCWLIRKYQIVATDDKPVEALHLGILIPNRELPIAFRRR; encoded by the exons ATGAAGCTAGGGGCTTTTGACTCTGTGCACATCGGAGCACCCTGCTTGCTGGAGGCCCTTTACAGGAAAGAGAGTGCTTATCCACAGCGACTTGAGATCAAGCCCTGGAAAGCCTACCGGGACTACCGTAAAGAGGGCTATGGGCTGCTTATCCT AGAAGGGAAAGACTGGCAGCGAGTAAGAAGTGCATTTCAGAAAAAATTAATGAAGCCTACAGAAATTGTGAAGTTGGACACCAAAATCAATGAG GTCCTAGAAGATTTCATACATCAGATAGACACACTTTGTAACAAGAATGGAGAAATAGAAGATTTATATTCTGAACTGAACAAATGGTCATTTGAAA GTATTTGTCTGGTACTGTATGGGAAAAGATTTGGACTCCTGCAGCGGGACATCGGAGATGAAGGCTTGAACTTTATCAAGGCTGTAAAAACG ATGATGTGTACATTTGGGAAGATGATGGTGACCCCAGTTGAACTCCACAAAAGCCTGAATACTAAAGTTTGGCAGGCTCATACAAAGGCATGGGACAATATCTTTAAGACAG TGAAATGTTCTATTGACAGCAGGCTGAAGAAACATTCTGCCAACCCCACTGAGGATTTCCTCTGCGACATTTACTTTGGGAGTCAGCTTTCAAAGAAAGAGCTATATGCTGCCATCACAGAGCTCCAGATTGCCGGAGTTGAAACG ACTGCCAACAGTTTACTCTGGGCTCTCTACAACATCTCATGCAACCCACACGTCCAGGTAAAGCTGTTTGAGGAAATACAGAGTGTGGTCTCGGCTGGGGAGAACCCAAATGCTGAACATCTGAAGAAAATGCCCTATTTAAAGGCCTGCCTGAAAGAATCTATGAG GATAACACCATCTGTGCCATTTACCACTCGGACCCTAGATGAAGAAACAGTCCTTGGAGACTATGCTCTTCCTAAAGGG ACGGTGTTGATGATCAACAGTCATGCTCTGGGATGCAATGAAGAATACTTCAGTGACTGGAGTCAATTTAAGCCAGAGCGTTGGCTCCAGAAAAATATAAATCCTTTTGCTCATGTTCCATTTGGGATTGGAAAAAGGATGTGTGTCGGACGCCGCTTGGCAGAGCTGCAGCTGCAATTAGCtctctgttgg CTCATCCGGAAATATCAGATTGTAGCAACTGATGACAAGCCAGTGGAAGCCCTGCACTTGGGGATCCTCATCCCCAATCGAGAACTTCCCATCGCCTTCAGAAGACGATAA